A genomic segment from Nodularia sphaerocarpa UHCC 0038 encodes:
- a CDS encoding serine/threonine-protein kinase — MLAGTTLQDGKYTLIQEIGRGGFGITFKATHNYLGQEVVMKTINEKLRQHPDFAKFERQFQDEARRLATCIHPYIVRVSDFFVEDKLPYMVMEYIRGDTLGNAFVLPAIPLAEATAIHYIRQIGSALQVVHQNGLLHRDVKPDNIILREGTQEVVLIDFGIAREFNNGVRQTHTGMVSEGYSPLEQYLTQAQRTPATDVYGLAATLYALLTAQVPLPALLRDREKMPTPRELQPHLSAAVNEAVMRGMAVESQFRPPTVAEWLQLLPGSRINSPNPVPTQAVPTIVLPVQQPGKIATPKSLNSGQKNPTMPDKQGISKILLGIIVAVAAGTAGFGITTLFSNSPPQSSSPPLFEKPAIDPEAEKPLADSPSSSEEEDNNTRRNPRTSSPRNSAPVTTRRQRQRNIPVAQDQTPNTSSRSSTENKPQPSSTEPSSVAAPTPSLLETLREVRSTREASPPPSVENTLPTTGKDSTSPPPVKQSNPIIIPTAPPPTEAKPSDPPPAVVVPTVENKPNSLVLPSE, encoded by the coding sequence CATTAATGAAAAACTGCGCCAACATCCTGATTTTGCCAAATTCGAGCGCCAATTCCAAGATGAAGCCAGAAGATTGGCTACTTGTATCCATCCTTATATTGTCAGGGTCAGTGACTTTTTTGTTGAAGATAAACTGCCTTACATGGTGATGGAATACATTCGTGGCGATACTCTGGGAAACGCATTTGTTTTGCCAGCTATCCCCTTAGCAGAAGCCACAGCAATTCATTATATCCGTCAAATTGGGTCAGCATTACAGGTAGTACATCAAAATGGTTTGCTCCACCGGGATGTGAAGCCAGATAATATTATCCTGCGTGAAGGAACTCAGGAAGTAGTACTAATTGATTTTGGCATTGCCCGCGAATTTAATAATGGTGTCAGGCAAACTCATACTGGAATGGTTTCTGAGGGCTATTCTCCCCTGGAACAGTATTTAACCCAAGCACAGCGCACACCCGCTACAGATGTTTATGGTTTGGCAGCAACTTTGTATGCTTTGTTGACAGCACAAGTTCCCTTACCCGCATTGTTGCGCGATCGCGAAAAAATGCCCACTCCTCGCGAACTGCAACCCCACCTGAGTGCAGCAGTTAATGAAGCAGTAATGCGAGGTATGGCTGTAGAATCTCAATTTCGTCCGCCAACAGTCGCCGAATGGTTGCAATTACTGCCGGGAAGTAGAATAAATTCACCTAATCCAGTTCCCACTCAGGCTGTGCCAACTATAGTTTTACCTGTCCAGCAGCCAGGAAAAATTGCTACGCCAAAAAGTCTGAATAGTGGGCAAAAAAACCCAACAATGCCTGACAAGCAGGGGATTTCTAAAATATTGCTCGGTATAATTGTAGCCGTTGCTGCTGGCACAGCAGGTTTTGGCATCACTACCCTATTTTCTAATTCTCCGCCACAGTCATCTTCACCACCTTTGTTTGAAAAGCCCGCAATCGATCCTGAAGCAGAAAAACCATTAGCTGATTCCCCATCTTCATCTGAAGAAGAAGACAATAACACCAGACGAAATCCACGCACTTCTTCGCCACGTAACTCTGCACCAGTCACAACTCGCAGACAACGCCAGCGTAATATTCCTGTTGCTCAAGATCAAACTCCAAATACCAGTAGCCGCAGTTCGACGGAAAACAAGCCACAACCCAGTTCTACTGAGCCATCTAGCGTTGCTGCTCCCACACCGTCATTATTAGAGACACTGCGAGAAGTCCGTTCAACTCGTGAGGCTTCACCCCCGCCATCAGTTGAAAATACTTTACCCACTACTGGCAAAGATTCCACCTCACCCCCACCTGTGAAGCAATCAAATCCGATAATTATACCCACAGCGCCACCGCCTACCGAAGCAAAACCCTCAGATCCTCCTCCGGCTGTAGTCGTCCCCACAGTGGAAAACAAGCCCAATTCATTAGTCCTGCCTAGCGAATAG
- a CDS encoding NAD(P)H-quinone oxidoreductase subunit M yields MDNPILLKSTTRHIRIFAAEIDRDGELVPSNQVLTLDIDPDNEFNWNEDALQKVYRLFDELVEASSGVDLTDYNLRRIGSDLEHYLRSLLQKGEISYNLSARVTNYSMGLPQVVASEN; encoded by the coding sequence ATGGACAACCCGATACTGCTCAAGTCCACAACCCGGCATATCCGAATTTTCGCGGCTGAAATTGACCGGGATGGCGAACTGGTTCCTAGTAATCAGGTCTTAACGTTGGATATTGATCCAGACAACGAATTCAATTGGAACGAAGATGCTCTACAAAAGGTTTATCGCCTGTTTGATGAACTAGTAGAAGCATCAAGCGGCGTTGATTTAACAGATTATAACTTACGCCGCATTGGATCAGACTTGGAGCATTATCTGCGATCGCTCCTGCAAAAAGGTGAAATCAGCTACAATCTCTCGGCTCGTGTCACCAACTACAGCATGGGACTTCCCCAAGTCGTCGCTAGCGAAAATTAG
- a CDS encoding Npun_R1517 family heterocyst differentiation transcriptional regulator, with amino-acid sequence MNSKALPRQINNIEVGVYECEIHLKFRLIEEKSLLGDREQLLQVLLDALTEGSDEFLETLQASVKAQEVSEFKASPQMRRQLMRLRNAVDNSQ; translated from the coding sequence ATGAACTCGAAAGCATTACCACGCCAAATAAATAATATCGAAGTAGGTGTTTATGAGTGCGAAATACATCTCAAGTTCCGGTTGATTGAAGAAAAAAGCTTATTAGGCGATCGCGAGCAATTGTTACAGGTGTTGCTAGACGCATTGACAGAAGGCTCTGATGAGTTTCTGGAGACGCTGCAAGCATCTGTTAAGGCGCAGGAAGTATCTGAGTTCAAAGCCTCACCCCAAATGCGCCGCCAGTTGATGCGCTTACGTAATGCGGTTGACAATAGTCAATAG
- a CDS encoding response regulator transcription factor, whose translation MSAQLLLVDDEPGLREAVKDYLQESGFSVQVASNAREGWDLMQQNTPDLVISDVMMPQVDGYQFLKQLRDDARFQTLPVVFLTAKGMTGDRIQGYQAGVDAYLPKPFDPDELVAIVENLLSRRLTKATATGEESETIDIAELANQIAQIKALLTQRTAISKSPAPFKIDLTPREQSVLDLVAEGLMNKEIARRLETSVRNVEKYVSRLFSKTGTNSRTELVRFALEHGLAK comes from the coding sequence ATGTCAGCACAATTGTTACTGGTAGATGATGAACCAGGATTGCGGGAAGCCGTGAAAGACTACTTACAAGAAAGCGGTTTCAGCGTTCAAGTTGCCAGTAACGCCCGTGAAGGCTGGGATTTGATGCAGCAAAATACACCTGATTTGGTGATTTCTGATGTGATGATGCCCCAGGTGGATGGCTATCAGTTTCTCAAACAACTGCGAGATGATGCCCGTTTTCAAACCCTCCCAGTGGTATTTTTAACTGCTAAAGGCATGACAGGCGATCGCATTCAGGGCTACCAAGCCGGGGTTGATGCCTACCTGCCTAAGCCATTCGATCCAGATGAGCTAGTGGCAATAGTTGAGAATTTACTGTCTCGCCGACTAACTAAGGCTACAGCCACTGGTGAAGAAAGCGAAACCATTGACATTGCAGAACTAGCTAATCAAATCGCTCAAATTAAGGCTTTATTAACTCAAAGAACTGCAATCTCCAAATCCCCAGCCCCCTTTAAAATTGACTTAACCCCTAGAGAGCAAAGTGTTTTAGATTTGGTAGCTGAAGGATTAATGAACAAAGAAATCGCCCGACGCTTAGAAACCAGTGTCCGTAATGTGGAAAAATATGTCAGCCGTTTGTTTAGTAAAACTGGCACGAATAGCCGCACTGAGTTAGTTCGTTTTGCATTAGAACACGGACTCGCTAAGTAG
- a CDS encoding glycosyltransferase has translation MNQLVDATTTQSFLPMVSVVVPIYNGEADLPELINCLRAQTYPQDRVEYLLVDNNSSDRTLTLLKTSAENSPVIKVLSENQIQSSYAARNTGIRAAVGEIIAFTDADCHPQPQWLDSLIQPFNDLNVVIVAGEIAALPGKTILEQHAERQETLSQKHTLANSFCPYGQTANLAIRRLAFQTIGLFRPYLTTGGDADICWRILQSNMGRLEFAPNAIIQHRHRATFEELESQWRRYGRSNRYLHELHGVKLMPGITAKDYSYRLARWLLKELPRDILQAIAGKATVVDLLNTPIGLFTARARFAGQTDAKLPENAKNIDWL, from the coding sequence ATGAATCAGCTTGTTGATGCAACCACTACCCAGAGCTTCTTGCCAATGGTATCAGTGGTTGTTCCTATTTATAACGGTGAGGCAGATTTACCAGAGTTAATTAATTGTCTGCGCGCTCAAACTTACCCTCAAGACCGGGTGGAGTATTTACTGGTGGATAATAACAGCAGCGATCGCACTCTGACACTACTGAAAACATCTGCGGAAAATTCCCCGGTAATTAAGGTTTTGAGCGAAAACCAAATTCAAAGCTCTTACGCTGCCCGAAATACCGGAATCCGCGCTGCTGTGGGCGAAATAATCGCTTTTACCGATGCTGATTGTCATCCCCAACCGCAATGGCTAGACTCGTTAATCCAGCCTTTTAATGACTTAAATGTGGTAATTGTGGCTGGTGAAATTGCGGCGCTACCGGGTAAAACTATTTTAGAACAACACGCAGAGCGTCAAGAAACTTTATCCCAGAAGCATACTCTGGCTAATTCTTTTTGTCCTTACGGTCAAACTGCTAATTTAGCAATTCGCCGCCTGGCTTTTCAAACCATCGGTCTATTTCGACCATATCTCACCACTGGGGGGGATGCCGATATTTGTTGGCGGATTCTACAATCAAATATGGGGCGTTTAGAATTTGCCCCAAATGCAATTATCCAGCACCGCCACCGCGCTACATTCGAGGAACTAGAAAGTCAATGGCGACGCTACGGACGCTCTAACCGCTATCTACATGAACTGCACGGTGTAAAATTAATGCCAGGGATAACAGCGAAAGATTATAGTTATCGTTTGGCGCGTTGGTTATTGAAGGAACTACCAAGAGATATTTTGCAGGCGATCGCAGGTAAAGCCACTGTTGTAGATTTATTAAATACTCCCATTGGTTTATTCACTGCTAGAGCGCGGTTTGCAGGGCAAACAGATGCTAAGTTGCCAGAGAATGCCAAAAATATTGACTGGCTTTAA
- the ctpB gene encoding carboxyl-terminal processing protease CtpB gives MNQSAKRYSPLQIVLIGGAIATTATVSVFGSAWTRCVLAALQDSPKALVDQVWQLVNREYVDGSFNQQDWVATRQSLLSKEYSSNEEAYVAIREALQKLGDSYTRFMDPKQFQALTSQTSGEVSGIGIRMEVNDQTKRLTVVEAIENSPALKAGIKAGDEILAIDGKSTQKMAVEEASGLIRGQVGTFIKLQLGRTGRSAFDLQLTRATIEVPTVRYTLKQEGNRRVGYIRLREFSGHASDQMRRAIRDLNNQKADAFVLDLRGNPGGLLNSSIEIARMWLDNGGIVRTVNRAGGSEVTNANRTALTQQPLAILVDGNSASASEILTGALKDNNRAVVIGSQTFGKALVQSVHQLADGSGLAVTIAHYYTPDGTDINKKGIVPDIKLDLTAAQERQLATNPNLVATQNDPQYARAIAALSSKNFAQPPSPTNQPLSSGARDLKF, from the coding sequence ATGAACCAATCTGCGAAACGTTACTCGCCGCTCCAAATAGTCTTGATTGGTGGAGCGATCGCCACAACCGCCACTGTCTCCGTATTTGGCTCTGCTTGGACTCGCTGCGTTCTTGCTGCCTTACAAGATAGCCCGAAAGCGTTAGTTGACCAAGTATGGCAATTGGTAAATCGTGAGTATGTTGATGGTAGTTTTAATCAACAAGATTGGGTAGCCACTAGACAGAGCTTGTTAAGCAAAGAATATTCTTCTAATGAAGAGGCTTATGTAGCCATTCGCGAAGCTTTGCAAAAACTGGGTGATTCTTACACGCGGTTTATGGATCCCAAACAATTTCAAGCTCTCACCAGCCAAACATCCGGCGAAGTGTCAGGAATTGGTATTCGCATGGAAGTGAATGACCAAACCAAGCGCCTGACTGTTGTGGAAGCTATCGAAAATTCTCCGGCGCTGAAGGCTGGTATCAAAGCAGGCGATGAGATTTTGGCAATTGATGGCAAATCTACTCAAAAAATGGCAGTGGAAGAAGCCTCTGGCTTAATTCGCGGTCAGGTCGGTACTTTCATAAAGCTGCAATTAGGAAGAACGGGGCGGAGTGCGTTTGATTTGCAGCTGACACGGGCGACAATTGAAGTCCCAACCGTGCGTTATACCCTCAAGCAGGAAGGAAATCGTCGCGTTGGCTATATCCGGTTGCGGGAGTTTAGTGGCCATGCTTCGGATCAAATGCGCCGAGCTATTCGAGATTTAAACAATCAAAAAGCCGATGCGTTTGTTTTAGATTTGCGCGGAAATCCTGGCGGTTTGTTAAATTCCAGCATTGAAATTGCTCGGATGTGGTTGGATAATGGCGGGATTGTCCGCACAGTCAATCGTGCGGGTGGTAGTGAGGTAACTAATGCCAATCGTACCGCCTTGACTCAACAACCTTTGGCAATACTCGTTGATGGTAATTCAGCTAGTGCTAGCGAAATCCTCACTGGGGCGCTCAAGGATAATAATCGAGCCGTTGTTATTGGTAGTCAAACTTTCGGTAAAGCACTGGTGCAATCTGTTCATCAACTGGCCGATGGTTCAGGTTTGGCAGTCACCATTGCTCATTACTATACTCCCGATGGCACAGATATTAACAAAAAAGGGATTGTACCAGATATCAAGCTAGACTTGACAGCAGCACAAGAGCGTCAGCTGGCGACTAATCCGAATTTAGTTGCTACTCAAAACGATCCCCAATATGCTAGGGCGATCGCAGCTCTATCAAGTAAAAACTTCGCTCAACCTCCATCTCCAACTAACCAACCTCTCAGTTCTGGTGCTAGAGATTTAAAATTTTAG
- a CDS encoding YdcF family protein, producing the protein MRHKFTKTSSISPLIKFRKQWQWLQKIVCGLCLIFGSWLIFTTITLVWASSVPVDAFFVLGGSIRREIYVTQITQKYPQIPVLISSGSQPPCIRLIFQREAAQLQNVWLENCAKSTFDNFYYGIPILRKWGVHKVKLITSPTHLPRAKWMAQILFGAHGIWVEPDIVQEQGIPGNYESGWKTGLDITRSLFWAVFSHIIQPQCSNITRLAEVDMQVWQSRGFKCEHQGGIAKVKSQKSKVKNERLAVNGFETFPIS; encoded by the coding sequence ATGAGACATAAATTTACAAAAACCTCGTCAATTTCTCCGTTGATAAAATTCCGAAAACAGTGGCAATGGCTACAAAAAATAGTTTGTGGCTTATGCTTGATATTTGGTAGTTGGCTAATTTTTACTACTATAACTCTAGTTTGGGCATCCTCTGTGCCAGTAGATGCCTTTTTTGTCCTGGGTGGTAGTATTCGCCGAGAAATTTATGTTACCCAAATAACACAAAAATATCCACAAATTCCCGTTTTAATTTCTAGTGGCTCCCAACCACCCTGCATCAGGCTAATTTTTCAGAGGGAAGCAGCACAGTTACAAAACGTTTGGTTAGAAAATTGTGCCAAGTCAACTTTTGATAATTTTTACTATGGGATTCCTATTTTGCGGAAATGGGGAGTACATAAGGTCAAATTGATTACTTCACCCACTCACCTACCCAGAGCGAAATGGATGGCACAGATTCTCTTTGGCGCTCATGGAATTTGGGTTGAGCCAGATATCGTTCAAGAACAGGGTATACCGGGTAATTATGAGTCTGGGTGGAAAACTGGGCTAGATATCACCCGCAGCTTATTCTGGGCAGTATTTAGTCACATTATCCAGCCACAATGCTCAAATATCACCAGACTTGCTGAGGTAGATATGCAAGTTTGGCAAAGCCGAGGTTTTAAGTGTGAACACCAGGGAGGTATAGCAAAAGTCAAAAGTCAAAAGTCAAAAGTCAAAAATGAAAGACTTGCTGTGAATGGGTTTGAGACTTTTCCCATATCCTAA
- a CDS encoding four helix bundle protein, protein MEKEPIKSHEDLEVYKMAFDVAMKIFELSKKFPVEEKYSLTDQIRRSSRSVCANLAEAWRKRRYEAAFIAKLNDSEAEAPETQTWLKFAVKCRYLDVDTGRELYGTYNRVLAILVTIINNPSPWLIKR, encoded by the coding sequence ATGGAAAAAGAACCAATCAAAAGTCATGAAGACCTAGAAGTATATAAAATGGCTTTTGATGTCGCCATGAAAATTTTTGAACTGTCAAAGAAGTTTCCCGTGGAAGAGAAGTATTCGTTAACCGATCAAATTCGTAGATCATCACGCTCTGTTTGTGCAAATCTTGCAGAAGCATGGAGAAAGCGTCGTTATGAAGCCGCTTTTATTGCCAAATTGAATGATTCAGAAGCTGAAGCACCAGAAACTCAGACTTGGCTTAAATTTGCTGTGAAATGTCGTTATTTAGATGTAGATACAGGCAGAGAACTTTATGGAACTTACAACCGAGTTTTAGCGATTCTAGTAACTATAATCAACAATCCATCTCCCTGGCTCATAAAACGCTAA